The following coding sequences lie in one Pontibacter sp. G13 genomic window:
- a CDS encoding nuclear transport factor 2 family protein → MNLFLARLPMMAWLLCLIPSLGLAQDFPMEPIPEYQPADQALHDEILTQDLRFFEAYNTCDMETQASIYADKLEFFHDQMGMTTDREMILKSTKENICGKVTRQLVKESVEVYKIPNYGAIEIGFHAFHNAEEPEAPSVPSKFIAFWHQTEAGWKLARVVSLH, encoded by the coding sequence ATGAATCTATTTCTCGCTAGACTGCCCATGATGGCCTGGCTACTTTGTCTAATTCCCAGCTTGGGATTGGCACAGGATTTTCCCATGGAACCCATCCCAGAATATCAACCTGCAGACCAAGCCCTGCACGATGAGATCCTCACCCAAGATTTGCGGTTTTTCGAAGCCTACAATACCTGTGATATGGAAACCCAAGCCTCCATCTACGCCGATAAGCTGGAGTTTTTCCATGACCAGATGGGGATGACGACTGATCGTGAGATGATCTTGAAATCCACGAAGGAAAATATCTGCGGCAAAGTCACTCGACAGTTGGTGAAGGAAAGTGTGGAGGTGTACAAGATCCCCAATTATGGGGCGATTGAGATTGGTTTTCATGCATTTCACAATGCGGAAGAACCCGAAGCACCTTCTGTTCCTAGCAAATTCATCGCCTTTTGGCACCAGACTGAAGCTGGATGGAAATTGGCCCGAGTCGTGAGTTTGCACTGA
- the bla gene encoding subclass B1 metallo-beta-lactamase — protein sequence MNPFLRILSACLLAIAALFLLTGSYLSLPTFSDQLVLEPISKHTYLHISYLNTQTWGKVPCNGMVVVDDGQALILDAPVDSAEAIELVQRIEDELNAKVIGVVSTHFHIDCVGGLPAFHTAEIPSFGTTLTQKLAHDHADPTPQETFEDEKTFQVGGIKVIVKYLGPGHTQDNVVAYVPKDRVLFGGCLLKADGAGKGNLADADVKQWPLTIRKVQSEFKKVKVVIPGHGKPGGPELLDYTAELFAEE from the coding sequence ATGAATCCCTTCCTTCGAATCCTCTCCGCTTGCCTTCTGGCGATAGCTGCTCTTTTTCTCCTCACAGGTAGCTACCTATCTCTCCCAACCTTCTCCGACCAATTGGTCCTAGAACCCATTTCCAAACATACGTATCTGCACATTTCCTACCTCAATACCCAGACTTGGGGCAAAGTCCCATGCAATGGTATGGTCGTGGTGGATGATGGTCAAGCACTCATTTTGGACGCTCCGGTAGATAGTGCAGAAGCGATTGAATTGGTTCAAAGAATTGAAGATGAGTTGAATGCCAAGGTGATTGGCGTAGTCAGTACGCATTTTCATATCGACTGTGTAGGTGGCCTCCCAGCCTTCCACACTGCTGAAATTCCCTCTTTTGGTACGACTTTGACCCAAAAATTGGCTCATGACCACGCAGACCCCACTCCCCAAGAGACGTTCGAAGACGAGAAAACATTCCAAGTTGGAGGCATCAAGGTCATCGTGAAGTATCTCGGCCCCGGACACACGCAGGACAATGTGGTGGCCTATGTTCCCAAGGATCGGGTCTTGTTTGGGGGATGTCTCCTCAAGGCGGATGGAGCAGGAAAAGGCAATCTAGCCGATGCAGATGTGAAGCAATGGCCTTTGACGATCCGGAAGGTCCAATCCGAATTCAAGAAGGTGAAAGTCGTGATCCCCGGTCATGGAAAACCCGGAGGCCCCGAATTGCTCGATTATACCGCGGAATTATTCGCTGAAGAATGA